Proteins encoded in a region of the Paenibacillus sp. W2I17 genome:
- a CDS encoding Crp/Fnr family transcriptional regulator, with the protein MRELTTVLEKRGNTNCFSEANFNHLLVTMKDRTYPEGTHLYWEGDISDKLYYMKRGRAQITKSTDEGKELIMYMYQSGDMIGQADPFFGSKHSFSAEVLEDSEIGVLEHKDLEMLICQHCDFAIDFMKWMGIHHRLTQTKFRDLMLYGKPGALCSTLIRLSNSYGEPHGEHVIIHKKITHTDLSNMIGATRESVNRMLSDLRKKDGIEYDNGMIVIKDLKMLQGICHCELCPNEICRI; encoded by the coding sequence ATGAGAGAACTAACAACTGTACTGGAAAAGCGCGGTAATACTAACTGTTTCTCGGAAGCAAATTTCAACCATCTGCTGGTTACCATGAAAGATAGAACCTATCCGGAAGGTACACATCTGTACTGGGAAGGCGACATCTCTGACAAACTTTATTATATGAAACGGGGCCGTGCCCAGATCACCAAATCCACGGATGAAGGCAAGGAACTGATCATGTACATGTATCAATCCGGTGATATGATTGGGCAGGCTGATCCCTTCTTTGGCTCTAAACACAGCTTCTCAGCGGAAGTATTGGAGGACAGTGAGATCGGTGTACTGGAACATAAAGACCTGGAAATGTTAATCTGCCAGCATTGTGACTTCGCGATCGATTTTATGAAATGGATGGGCATCCACCACCGGTTGACACAGACCAAATTCCGGGATCTCATGTTATATGGCAAACCGGGTGCACTTTGCTCCACCCTCATTCGGTTGTCGAATTCGTATGGTGAGCCTCATGGAGAGCATGTCATTATTCACAAAAAAATTACCCACACGGACCTGTCCAATATGATTGGAGCCACTCGTGAAAGTGTAAACCGCATGTTAAGCGACCTGCGTAAGAAAGATGGGATTGAATATGACAATGGCATGATTGTCATCAAAGATCTGAAGATGCTGCAAGGAATCTGTCACTGTGAGCTTTGCCCGAACGAGATCTGTCGTATTTAA